GGGTTCCGATGACCCGGTTCATGCCGTCACGTCGGCGTTGGCCGATCCCGCCGAATGCGCTGACGTGTTGCGTCACAACGCCTACCGGATTCTGGGGGAACGCGAGCGCACACCGGTGCAGCGATCGATGTGATCGATAGCTCGTATATCGACATCCCGCTTCCGCAGCGGGCTACCTGATCAGACACTCAGGGGAACAAACGTTTTCCCGTCCCCCATTTCACGAAAGGTCTTGTCATGAACAAGTATCTAGCCGGCCTCGTCCACATCGAGATCACGACTCCCGATGTCGATGGCTCAGCTGATTTCTACACTCGCAAGTTCGGTATGCGGGAGTTCGCACGTCGCGACGGCAGAGTGTATCTGCGTTGCTGGGGCGACTATCAGCCCTACAGCGTGGTACTCGTACCAGGCGCTCAACCGGGTCTGCATCAGATGGCCTGGCGAACAACGAGTTCCGAAGCGCTCGAGGAGGCCGCCGCACGGGTCGAGCAGGCCGGTATCCAAGGGACCTGGACGGATGGCGGACTGGGGTACGGCCGGGCGTTCGAGTTCACCGGCCCCTACGGCCACCCCATGCGATTGGTCTTCGATGTGGACGACTACGAGGCAGATGCCGAGCATCGGTCGATCTATCCCGATCGGCCGGAGATGCGGTCGGCACATGCCGGCGCACCGCGATTCCTCGACCATGTCACCATTGCGGCAACCGATGTCCGCGGATTCTGTGAGTGGTACGCGGAAGTTCTCGACTACCGCATCATGGGATACACCGAGCTCGACGACGCGCCTATCACGGTGTTCGGAGTTCTCACCACCAACGAGAAGTCCCACGATCTCGGTGTCGTGCTGGACACCTCGAGCACCCCAGGCCGGGTCAACCACCTCGCCTTCTGGGTCGACACGTACGAAGAGTTGGTGATCTGCGCGCAGGTTCTGCTCGAGCGCGGGACCGACATGGAGTACGGCCCCTCAGTGCACGGGATCGGCGAACAGAACTTCCTCTACTTCCGCGAACCGAGCACCATGCGGGTGGAACTGAATTCCGGTGGTTACCGCAATTACGTGCCCGGCTGGGAGCCGAAGGTGTGGAAGCCATCCGACGGTTCCAACAACATCTTCCGCAACAGCGCGATGCCCATGTCGATGACCGAGTCCTTCCCTGCCGCCGATGGTTTCACCGCAACAGAGGAAGGCGTCTCTGATGAGATGAAGGCCGAGCTGCTCAACCCGTACGCCCAGCACGGCCGGGGCTGAGGAGACTTTCGCAACGGTGTTCACCCGGTAGGAGTTCCGACCGGGTGAACACTGTCCCGCCCACGATGGAGAACTATGAAGATCGCACGCAGACAAACCGACCACGGTCCACGCTGCGCCGTCGTCGACGACGATCTACTGATCGACCTGTTGATCGATGATTCGCTCCTCGACCTGTTGCGCACCGAGGACCCGAGCCGTGTCGACGACGTGGCATCTGCCGCCCTCCGCAACCGGCGAACCGTCACCCCCATCGACGAGGCCACTCTTCTCGCACCTCTTCAACCACCGACGTTCCGCGACTTCTCGACGTTCCCCGAGCACATCGCCGGCATCGGCAAGAACCTCGATCCACAGGCCGAGGTGCCCGAGATATTCTGGGAGATACCGACTTTCTACTTCTCCAACCCCTACGCGATCGTCGGCCCCTACGATTCGGTCCCCATCTCGCCGGGTTGCCGCGATTTCGACTTCGAGCTCGAGGTGGGGGCAGTGGTCGGACGCTCCGGTCGCGACCTCGGACCTGACGACGCCGATGATCACATCGCCGGATACGTTGTGATCAACGACTTCTCGGCGCGTGACACCCAGTTCCGGGAGATGCAGCTGCATCTTGGACCGGCCAAGGGCAAGGATTCGTCGACGGTTCTGGGCGCCTTCTTCGTGACGGCCGACGAGCTCGACGGTCGTCGCAGCCGCGCCTCGTTCGACCTCGAGATGCGGGTGGAGGTCAACGGCGTGACCATCGGCACCGACACGCTGTCGAACATGGCCTGGACCTTTCCGGCTCTGGCGGCGTATGCCTC
This sequence is a window from Gordonia insulae. Protein-coding genes within it:
- a CDS encoding VOC family protein — encoded protein: MNKYLAGLVHIEITTPDVDGSADFYTRKFGMREFARRDGRVYLRCWGDYQPYSVVLVPGAQPGLHQMAWRTTSSEALEEAAARVEQAGIQGTWTDGGLGYGRAFEFTGPYGHPMRLVFDVDDYEADAEHRSIYPDRPEMRSAHAGAPRFLDHVTIAATDVRGFCEWYAEVLDYRIMGYTELDDAPITVFGVLTTNEKSHDLGVVLDTSSTPGRVNHLAFWVDTYEELVICAQVLLERGTDMEYGPSVHGIGEQNFLYFREPSTMRVELNSGGYRNYVPGWEPKVWKPSDGSNNIFRNSAMPMSMTESFPAADGFTATEEGVSDEMKAELLNPYAQHGRG
- a CDS encoding fumarylacetoacetate hydrolase family protein, with protein sequence MKIARRQTDHGPRCAVVDDDLLIDLLIDDSLLDLLRTEDPSRVDDVASAALRNRRTVTPIDEATLLAPLQPPTFRDFSTFPEHIAGIGKNLDPQAEVPEIFWEIPTFYFSNPYAIVGPYDSVPISPGCRDFDFELEVGAVVGRSGRDLGPDDADDHIAGYVVINDFSARDTQFREMQLHLGPAKGKDSSTVLGAFFVTADELDGRRSRASFDLEMRVEVNGVTIGTDTLSNMAWTFPALAAYASRGTWIRPGDLLGSGTCQSGCLAELWGRHGRDAYPALQPGDVVTTHVDVLGGTANEIAPAAPITPIPPWRG